The Corynebacterium qintianiae genome has a window encoding:
- a CDS encoding hotdog fold domain-containing protein: MTHTTSSAPRNRMAELWDQVADSPIKRGAFSAFYWFKAPYFRTVMPRIQELVPGSHCTLRIAKWWGVNNHIGTYHVIAALNGAEAAMGLLCESTMPETHRWIPRGMRAEYPAKSTGGLTVTASAQFPDFTAVTRETGGQLVTVTCQLVDDSGNVPVTADIDVWVSAKR; the protein is encoded by the coding sequence ATGACGCACACCACTTCGTCCGCGCCCCGCAATCGGATGGCCGAACTGTGGGACCAGGTCGCCGACTCCCCCATCAAGCGCGGGGCGTTTTCCGCCTTCTACTGGTTCAAGGCGCCATATTTCCGCACAGTGATGCCCCGGATTCAAGAGCTGGTACCCGGGAGCCACTGCACATTGCGTATTGCCAAGTGGTGGGGCGTAAACAACCATATCGGCACCTACCACGTCATCGCCGCCCTTAACGGCGCGGAAGCCGCGATGGGCCTGCTGTGCGAATCGACAATGCCGGAAACCCACCGCTGGATCCCGCGCGGCATGCGGGCCGAGTACCCGGCGAAGTCCACCGGCGGTCTCACGGTCACCGCGTCGGCGCAGTTCCCCGACTTCACCGCCGTCACGCGCGAAACCGGCGGTCAGCTCGTCACGGTGACCTGCCAGCTTGTCGACGACTCGGGCAACGTTCCCGTCACCGCCGACATCGATGTCTGGGTCAGCGCGAAGAGGTAA
- a CDS encoding ATP-dependent DNA ligase gives MKFQVDGRSLNVTSLDKVLYPSTGTTKADVMHYYLSVAEVMIPQVTRRPVTRKRWPDGVEGESFFRKDLEESAPEWVTVGEIEHSTSVNRYPLVDAPSTLAWFAQVAALELHTPQWRFAPDGSHANPDRMVLDLDPGPGVTMAQTAQVALWCREILDGMGMECVPVTSGSKGIHLYAALDGTYNSDTVAKVAKALARGLEEDYPDRVTSVMKKTSREGKVFLDWSQNNGSKTTVAPYSLRGRERPMVAAPRTWEEIEDPALKHLDLEEVLARVDDGIDPMAPLGAPVVDRLATYRSMRDPRKTAEPVPQEAPMPRDGEPIFVIQEHHARRLHWDVRIEHEGVLVSWAVPKGPPEDPKENRLAVQTEDHPVEYATFEGTIAKGEYGAGEMSIWDSGTVEIEKWREGKEVVAVFRGSGGPRRYALIHTNGKNWLMKLMAKQPSSQPKSLTPMLATMGSAGDLTLGEKDGVRYEFEMKWDGYRILAFVDGGKVTLRSRAGKDYTHLFPHANEIAEVLGGDGVLDGELVALDEQGRPNFSLLHAADREGSDAELRYMAFDVLEVGGRSMVGEAYTGRREALEALEETEHVAIPPRFTGSFETAEQASRTLGLEGVMAKRADSVYTPGERSRAWLKLKTQLHQEVVVVGVRTGKRAVSSLLVAVPNADGELTYAGRVGTGFSAAQLRDIEKKLRAAERKTPPIEVPDSDAKDAWWVTPKFVAEVQVAGKTGGGSLRQASWRGWREDKEPADVRWEV, from the coding sequence GTGAAGTTCCAGGTAGACGGCCGCAGCCTCAACGTCACGAGCCTGGACAAGGTGCTCTACCCGTCCACCGGCACGACGAAGGCGGACGTGATGCACTACTACCTCTCCGTCGCTGAGGTGATGATCCCCCAGGTCACGCGGCGCCCGGTGACACGCAAGCGCTGGCCGGACGGGGTCGAGGGGGAGAGCTTCTTCCGCAAGGACCTCGAGGAGTCGGCGCCGGAGTGGGTCACCGTCGGTGAGATCGAGCACTCGACATCGGTGAATAGGTACCCGCTTGTCGACGCCCCCTCCACGCTCGCCTGGTTCGCCCAAGTCGCCGCCCTGGAGCTACACACCCCGCAGTGGCGCTTCGCGCCGGACGGCTCGCACGCCAACCCCGACAGGATGGTGCTGGATCTGGACCCCGGGCCGGGTGTGACCATGGCGCAGACGGCGCAGGTGGCGCTGTGGTGCCGGGAGATCCTCGACGGGATGGGCATGGAGTGCGTGCCGGTGACGTCTGGGTCGAAGGGCATCCACCTCTACGCCGCGCTGGACGGCACCTACAACTCCGACACCGTGGCCAAGGTGGCGAAGGCGTTGGCCCGCGGATTGGAAGAGGACTACCCGGACAGGGTGACGTCGGTGATGAAGAAAACTTCGCGCGAGGGCAAGGTGTTTCTGGACTGGAGTCAGAACAATGGGTCGAAGACGACGGTGGCACCGTACTCCCTGCGCGGGCGTGAGCGGCCCATGGTGGCGGCGCCGAGGACGTGGGAGGAGATCGAGGACCCTGCTCTGAAACACCTGGATCTCGAGGAAGTCCTCGCGCGCGTGGACGACGGCATTGACCCAATGGCGCCACTGGGCGCACCGGTGGTCGACAGGCTGGCCACCTACCGCTCCATGCGCGACCCGCGCAAGACCGCGGAGCCGGTCCCGCAGGAGGCACCGATGCCGCGCGACGGGGAGCCGATCTTTGTCATCCAGGAGCACCACGCGCGCCGCCTGCACTGGGACGTGCGCATCGAGCACGAGGGCGTGCTGGTGTCCTGGGCTGTGCCGAAGGGGCCGCCAGAGGACCCGAAGGAGAACCGGTTGGCGGTGCAGACCGAAGATCACCCGGTCGAGTACGCCACCTTCGAAGGCACGATTGCCAAGGGAGAGTACGGCGCCGGCGAGATGAGCATCTGGGATTCGGGCACCGTGGAGATTGAGAAGTGGCGCGAGGGGAAGGAGGTCGTCGCCGTGTTCCGCGGCAGTGGCGGGCCCCGCCGCTACGCGCTCATCCACACCAACGGGAAGAACTGGCTGATGAAGCTGATGGCAAAGCAGCCTAGTTCGCAGCCAAAGTCGCTGACGCCCATGCTCGCGACAATGGGTAGCGCGGGGGATTTGACACTGGGCGAGAAGGACGGGGTGCGCTACGAGTTCGAGATGAAATGGGACGGCTACCGCATCCTCGCGTTCGTGGACGGGGGCAAGGTCACGCTGCGCAGCAGGGCGGGCAAGGACTACACCCACCTGTTCCCCCACGCCAATGAAATCGCCGAGGTGCTTGGCGGCGACGGCGTGTTGGACGGCGAGCTTGTCGCCCTTGATGAGCAGGGGCGCCCCAACTTCTCGCTGCTGCACGCAGCGGACCGGGAAGGGTCCGACGCGGAGCTGCGCTACATGGCGTTCGACGTGCTGGAGGTCGGAGGGCGCTCGATGGTGGGGGAGGCGTACACGGGGCGTCGAGAAGCTTTGGAGGCATTGGAGGAGACAGAGCATGTGGCGATCCCGCCGAGGTTTACCGGTTCCTTCGAAACGGCGGAGCAGGCGAGCCGCACGCTCGGCCTGGAGGGGGTGATGGCGAAGCGGGCGGACTCGGTGTACACCCCGGGCGAGCGCTCGAGAGCCTGGCTGAAGCTGAAGACACAGCTGCATCAGGAGGTGGTTGTCGTGGGCGTGAGGACCGGCAAGCGCGCAGTATCGTCGCTGCTCGTGGCGGTGCCCAACGCCGACGGTGAGTTGACCTATGCCGGGCGGGTGGGCACCGGTTTCAGCGCCGCGCAGTTGAGAGACATCGAGAAAAAGTTGCGCGCAGCTGAGCGCAAAACCCCGCCAATTGAAGTGCCGGATTCGGACGCGAAGGACGCGTGGTGGGTCACGCCGAAGTTCGTGGCCGAGGTGCAGGTGGCTGGCAAAACCGGTGGCGGCAGCCTGAGGCAGGCGTCGTGGCGCGGCTGGCGCGAGGACAAGGAACCGGCCGACGTTCGCTGGGAGGTGTGA
- a CDS encoding flavin-containing monooxygenase, which translates to MRFGELAADVVVIGAGQAGLSATFHLKRRGVDHLTLDASTAPGGAWLQRWDTLTVESLNSIFGLPLFRAPSLAAEEKASTAVPAYFADFERRMGLNILRPVRVLTVRKSGGEFLVDSTAGRVRARAVINATGTWDNPLRADYPGQGSFAGRQIHTRDYQGPEEFAGQRVGVVGAGISALQHLEEISRHAETFWYTRREPEFSARFDGRGVEERVAGTVERGEPARSVVSYTGLNPRTDYVVAARQRGVLRRREMFTSIVPEGVVAADGSVTPLDALVWGTGFRPSISHLSPLGLVNERGGVAVNGTAATSEPMVHLIGFGPSQSTVGANRAGREAAVSLRRVLGEKK; encoded by the coding sequence ATGAGATTCGGGGAGCTGGCCGCCGATGTCGTCGTCATCGGCGCCGGGCAGGCTGGGTTGTCCGCCACTTTCCACCTGAAGCGCCGTGGCGTGGACCACCTCACCCTCGATGCCTCGACCGCGCCGGGTGGAGCGTGGCTGCAGCGCTGGGACACGCTTACCGTCGAGAGCCTGAACAGCATTTTCGGACTTCCGCTTTTCCGTGCCCCGTCTCTCGCCGCGGAGGAGAAAGCTTCCACCGCGGTCCCCGCCTATTTCGCGGACTTCGAGCGGCGCATGGGTCTGAATATCCTGCGTCCGGTGAGAGTTCTCACCGTGCGCAAAAGCGGCGGGGAGTTCCTGGTGGACAGCACCGCGGGCCGTGTACGCGCCCGCGCGGTAATCAACGCAACCGGAACCTGGGACAATCCGCTGCGCGCGGACTATCCAGGTCAGGGCAGCTTCGCGGGCCGCCAGATACACACCCGCGATTACCAGGGCCCGGAGGAATTCGCGGGGCAACGCGTCGGGGTTGTCGGCGCCGGTATTTCAGCGCTGCAGCATCTCGAGGAGATTTCGCGGCACGCGGAGACGTTCTGGTACACCCGACGAGAGCCTGAGTTCAGTGCGCGTTTCGACGGGCGCGGGGTGGAGGAGCGCGTGGCGGGAACTGTAGAGCGCGGCGAGCCCGCGCGCTCGGTGGTGTCCTACACCGGGCTCAACCCACGCACTGACTATGTCGTGGCGGCTCGCCAGCGTGGGGTGCTCAGACGCCGGGAAATGTTCACGTCGATCGTGCCCGAGGGGGTGGTGGCGGCCGATGGTTCGGTGACCCCGCTCGACGCGCTGGTGTGGGGCACGGGCTTCAGGCCGTCGATAAGCCATCTTTCGCCGCTCGGTCTGGTCAATGAGCGCGGCGGCGTGGCCGTCAATGGAACCGCGGCGACGTCGGAACCGATGGTTCATCTCATTGGTTTCGGCCCGTCGCAGTCGACGGTGGGGGCAAACCGCGCCGGCCGGGAGGCGGCGGTCAGTCTGCGGCGGGTGCTCGGCGAGAAAAAGTGA
- a CDS encoding type II toxin-antitoxin system prevent-host-death family antitoxin has protein sequence MTSVTLSQFRRQQSDYIAAAQREPVEITSRGAGRRAVVVSPEFYDRAVRALEDQADICAATEARNEKGRVSHEELVRELGL, from the coding sequence GTGACTTCCGTGACTTTGTCCCAGTTCCGTCGCCAGCAGAGCGATTACATTGCCGCAGCTCAGCGCGAACCCGTTGAAATCACGTCGCGTGGCGCGGGCCGCCGCGCGGTTGTCGTGTCGCCGGAATTTTACGACCGTGCGGTACGCGCACTGGAGGATCAGGCTGATATCTGCGCCGCTACTGAAGCGCGCAACGAGAAGGGGCGCGTCTCGCACGAAGAACTCGTGCGCGAGCTCGGTCTTTGA
- a CDS encoding Ku protein gives MRAIWTGSITFGLVNVPVKAYGATEDHDISFHQVHDKDGGRIRYQRRCEVCGEEVEYKHIDKAYEEDGDTVVLDKEDFNALPEAENNEIEVVQFVPNDQIDPILLEKSYYLEPEGKTPKSYLLLRETLKKTDRTAVVQFALRQKTRLGVLRVSGKVLILQGMIWPDELRAVDFAGTKSRAKISDKELDLSAQLVESYASDFTPQEFEDDYQIELRKLIDAKLAQGDTLDTETTFGEKPSGEEEDADVVDLMEALKASLDRKRGGKKKGA, from the coding sequence ATGCGCGCGATTTGGACAGGCTCCATCACATTCGGTCTAGTCAACGTCCCCGTCAAGGCCTACGGGGCGACCGAGGACCACGACATCTCCTTCCACCAGGTCCACGACAAAGACGGTGGGCGGATCCGCTACCAGCGCCGTTGTGAGGTCTGCGGCGAGGAAGTCGAGTACAAGCACATCGACAAGGCCTACGAGGAGGACGGCGACACCGTCGTGCTGGACAAGGAGGATTTCAACGCGCTTCCGGAGGCCGAGAACAACGAGATCGAGGTGGTCCAGTTCGTGCCGAACGACCAGATCGACCCGATCCTGCTGGAAAAGTCCTACTACCTCGAGCCGGAGGGCAAGACCCCGAAGTCGTACCTGCTGCTGCGCGAGACCCTGAAGAAGACCGACCGCACCGCCGTTGTCCAATTCGCGCTTCGCCAGAAGACGCGCCTCGGGGTGCTGCGCGTCAGCGGCAAGGTGCTCATCCTCCAGGGCATGATCTGGCCCGACGAGCTTCGTGCCGTCGACTTCGCCGGCACTAAATCTCGCGCCAAGATCTCCGACAAGGAGCTCGACCTTTCAGCCCAGCTCGTCGAGTCTTACGCCTCCGACTTCACCCCGCAGGAGTTCGAGGACGACTACCAAATCGAGCTGCGCAAGCTCATCGACGCCAAACTTGCCCAGGGCGACACCCTCGACACCGAAACGACCTTTGGGGAGAAACCGTCCGGCGAGGAAGAAGACGCCGATGTGGTCGACCTCATGGAGGCACTCAAGGCGTCGCTGGACCGCAAGCGGGGCGGCAAAAAGAAGGGCGCGTAG
- a CDS encoding FN3 domain-containing metallophosphoesterase family protein: protein MLKKIAAGALALSLTAVPVAHAQSSSSPNSSAPSTSNVSGPIYRAVAGVGADAQSVNFSWRSAYAGAEFVRYYPVSDPTAAQQVPSREADYGAIAYLSRFAEVHDLTPGVTYEYQIGSDDGGWSKPETFTIDDGDDNWTFVAVTDAQIGVDLKVAEQAVNWRQTAANAAAAAPDASMFLSLGDQVEGWGDLIGSNGQYNAFFSAPQLRNFRFAAIPGNHETYPSELSTRHFKEHWNLPNELGDTSNYFFEQNNALFIALNSNNKDDAGLEQQAQFVRDTVASHGGDKDWVIVLDHFAFHSHGGRYTSSDIVRMRNKLSPVFSEVGVDLVLNGHDHMHNRSYLMNGLTPKVPEAPAAPGDVLTKDKGETLYLTLNTAGGGKFYDYQGNDGKEYPGMTLAESRERGLNQPTIAFWNQDYTTDYSVVNVSDDKLNIRSVNSADGSLVDDVTLVRSGQTAEPSDEKPNVPAEESSS, encoded by the coding sequence ATGCTGAAGAAGATTGCCGCTGGCGCGCTGGCGCTTAGCCTCACCGCCGTCCCTGTCGCCCACGCCCAGTCGAGCTCGTCACCCAACTCCTCCGCGCCGTCTACGAGCAACGTTTCCGGACCGATCTACCGCGCCGTGGCCGGTGTGGGCGCCGACGCGCAGAGCGTCAACTTCTCTTGGCGCTCCGCCTACGCCGGTGCCGAGTTCGTGCGCTACTACCCGGTGAGCGACCCTACCGCAGCTCAGCAAGTTCCTTCGCGTGAGGCCGATTACGGTGCCATCGCGTACCTGTCCCGCTTCGCCGAGGTTCACGACCTCACCCCGGGTGTGACATACGAGTACCAGATCGGCTCGGACGACGGCGGGTGGAGCAAGCCCGAGACCTTCACTATCGATGACGGGGACGACAACTGGACGTTCGTCGCGGTGACGGACGCACAGATCGGCGTCGACCTCAAGGTCGCCGAGCAGGCGGTGAACTGGCGCCAGACCGCAGCCAACGCCGCCGCTGCCGCCCCCGACGCCTCGATGTTCCTCTCCCTGGGCGACCAGGTCGAGGGGTGGGGTGACCTGATCGGCTCCAACGGCCAGTACAACGCCTTCTTCTCAGCACCGCAGCTGCGTAACTTCCGCTTCGCCGCTATCCCGGGCAACCACGAGACCTACCCCTCCGAACTGAGCACCCGCCACTTCAAGGAGCATTGGAACCTGCCGAACGAGCTGGGCGACACCTCCAACTACTTCTTCGAGCAGAACAACGCTCTGTTCATCGCGCTGAACTCCAACAACAAAGACGACGCTGGCCTGGAGCAGCAGGCTCAGTTCGTGCGCGACACCGTTGCCTCCCACGGCGGCGACAAGGACTGGGTCATCGTGCTCGACCACTTCGCGTTCCACTCCCACGGTGGCCGCTACACATCCAGTGACATCGTCCGCATGCGCAACAAGCTCAGCCCGGTCTTTTCCGAGGTTGGCGTTGACCTGGTTCTCAACGGCCACGACCACATGCACAACCGCTCGTACCTGATGAACGGCCTGACCCCGAAGGTGCCCGAGGCCCCCGCCGCCCCGGGCGACGTGCTTACGAAGGACAAGGGCGAGACGCTCTACCTCACGCTCAACACCGCCGGCGGCGGCAAATTCTACGACTACCAGGGCAACGACGGCAAGGAGTACCCGGGCATGACGCTCGCCGAATCGCGCGAGCGCGGGCTGAACCAGCCGACCATCGCATTCTGGAACCAGGACTACACCACCGACTACTCCGTGGTGAACGTCAGCGACGACAAACTCAACATTCGCAGTGTCAACTCCGCCGACGGCTCGCTGGTTGACGACGTCACTCTCGTGCGCTCCGGGCAAACCGCGGAGCCCAGTGACGAGAAGCCGAATGTGCCCGCAGAGGAGTCTTCGTCCTAG
- a CDS encoding serine/threonine-protein kinase: protein MSEELRDAACATFDVVIHKPLVEGGQKEVYVVRDKAGTTSVLKLIDLGTAHDPAALERARREVALLQGISHPNVVSVRSDLTTLGKPPVAVFWLEDFLDGADLRYTGRISNADDLKTLGRDVAAGLGALHRAKVIHRDLSPGNVQQLASGRYVVLDPGFAKHTLRSGLTVGQQPGTPGFMTPEHLQAYSGAPTAASDVFGCCALVYFAATGHPPVPYRGDDHEYRQRLRAADHTPLGTVRPDLPESLIAVVERGLHQQPARRYRNGNALCQAFEAA from the coding sequence ATGAGTGAAGAGCTAAGGGACGCGGCCTGCGCGACCTTCGATGTTGTAATCCACAAGCCTCTAGTGGAAGGCGGGCAAAAGGAGGTGTACGTGGTGCGAGACAAGGCGGGCACTACGAGCGTCCTTAAGTTGATCGATCTTGGGACCGCACACGATCCCGCAGCACTCGAACGGGCGCGCCGCGAAGTGGCTCTATTACAAGGCATAAGTCACCCGAATGTGGTATCGGTGCGCTCAGATCTAACGACTCTAGGGAAACCACCAGTGGCCGTGTTCTGGCTCGAGGATTTTCTCGATGGAGCCGACCTCAGGTACACTGGGAGGATATCAAATGCCGATGATCTGAAAACGCTCGGTCGGGACGTTGCAGCAGGATTGGGCGCGCTTCACAGGGCAAAGGTCATCCATCGGGATCTCAGCCCCGGAAATGTGCAGCAACTCGCTTCCGGAAGATACGTTGTGCTCGACCCAGGTTTCGCGAAGCACACGCTCCGCAGCGGACTAACCGTTGGACAGCAGCCGGGCACCCCTGGGTTCATGACCCCTGAGCACCTCCAGGCGTATTCAGGGGCCCCCACCGCTGCCTCCGATGTATTTGGATGCTGCGCCTTGGTCTACTTCGCAGCAACCGGACACCCCCCAGTCCCCTACCGTGGTGATGACCATGAATACCGGCAAAGACTACGCGCAGCCGACCACACCCCTCTCGGCACAGTTCGACCCGATCTTCCGGAGAGCTTGATAGCAGTTGTCGAGCGCGGTCTGCATCAGCAGCCGGCTCGTCGCTATCGCAACGGAAATGCTCTCTGCCAGGCATTCGAGGCGGCATGA
- a CDS encoding spermidine synthase, with translation MPKKRIEGTYPIDTGTASIIEDPLRDGGFTLEVNDVPSSYIVLGAPEVLTYDYMEWIADVVAEAGDGSSFTSTHLGAAACVLPSYFHQRWGGEHTAVEVDGALADLVRWAFEPAVPIAVAEARAYTHALTAGSQDVIVRDVFAGPATPRPLTTVEFSRAAHAALKPGGLYIANVGDRHGLPEARAELAGMREVFAHVAAVAKQEMLDGRAYGNIVLVASDRPLPLGASKLIDATPPRRD, from the coding sequence ATGCCAAAGAAACGCATCGAAGGCACGTACCCCATCGACACGGGAACCGCCAGCATCATCGAGGATCCGCTGCGAGACGGCGGGTTCACCCTCGAGGTCAACGACGTCCCCTCTTCGTATATCGTCCTCGGCGCCCCCGAAGTGCTCACGTACGACTACATGGAGTGGATAGCAGATGTCGTGGCCGAAGCTGGTGACGGCAGCTCCTTCACCAGCACCCACCTGGGCGCGGCGGCGTGCGTGCTGCCGTCCTATTTCCACCAGCGCTGGGGCGGCGAGCACACCGCGGTGGAGGTCGACGGAGCGCTAGCGGACCTCGTGCGCTGGGCATTCGAGCCCGCGGTCCCGATCGCGGTCGCGGAGGCCCGCGCCTACACCCACGCTCTGACAGCGGGGTCCCAAGACGTCATTGTGCGAGACGTCTTCGCCGGCCCAGCCACGCCGCGACCCCTAACTACGGTCGAATTCTCCCGAGCGGCACACGCGGCGTTGAAACCCGGGGGGCTCTACATCGCCAACGTCGGCGACCGGCACGGGTTGCCCGAGGCCCGCGCCGAGCTCGCGGGCATGCGTGAGGTGTTTGCGCATGTCGCGGCCGTCGCCAAGCAAGAGATGCTCGACGGCCGCGCGTATGGCAACATCGTGCTCGTGGCCTCCGACCGCCCGCTTCCACTCGGGGCCAGCAAGCTTATCGACGCCACCCCGCCGCGGCGCGACTAA
- a CDS encoding type II toxin-antitoxin system RelE family toxin produces the protein MSYTITYVPSAAKAIRKLDRSTARRLLDAIESLASDPRPPGSIQLKGGSGEFRIRVGDYRVVYDIHHDELVVLVLRVGHRREVYR, from the coding sequence ATGTCGTACACGATCACTTATGTCCCTTCAGCAGCGAAGGCGATCCGGAAGCTCGACAGGTCGACGGCACGCCGCTTGCTGGATGCAATCGAATCGCTCGCAAGCGATCCCCGTCCTCCTGGGAGCATCCAGCTGAAGGGAGGTAGCGGTGAGTTCCGAATTCGCGTCGGAGACTACCGAGTCGTGTACGACATCCACCACGACGAACTGGTGGTACTCGTGCTCAGGGTCGGGCACCGCCGAGAGGTTTACCGATGA
- a CDS encoding DUF4395 domain-containing protein, with the protein MLFGQFPERLNEYAARTTAMLVVALALVTIAASFLAPGPVTVALSALLAAGFALRVYAGPKYSLFGQLSVRYLADAVFGTTHIVSGAPKQFAQCIGLAFSLTALVFALFGEFTVLQITLALLVVAASAEAFLGFCAGCWAYRRLQRAGVIGPDACETCAI; encoded by the coding sequence ATGTTGTTTGGACAGTTCCCAGAACGCCTCAACGAGTACGCCGCCCGCACGACCGCGATGCTCGTCGTGGCCCTCGCCCTTGTCACGATTGCCGCCTCGTTCCTCGCGCCGGGCCCCGTCACCGTCGCGCTCAGCGCGCTGCTGGCAGCAGGGTTCGCCCTGCGCGTCTATGCGGGCCCGAAGTACTCGCTGTTCGGCCAGCTCTCGGTGCGCTACCTTGCAGACGCGGTCTTCGGCACCACCCACATTGTCTCGGGAGCGCCGAAGCAGTTCGCCCAGTGCATCGGCCTCGCTTTTTCCTTGACGGCCCTAGTCTTCGCGCTCTTCGGGGAGTTCACAGTCCTGCAGATCACCTTGGCCTTGCTGGTCGTCGCGGCGTCCGCGGAAGCCTTCCTCGGCTTCTGCGCGGGCTGCTGGGCTTATCGACGCCTCCAGCGCGCCGGGGTCATCGGCCCCGATGCCTGCGAAACCTGCGCGATCTAG
- a CDS encoding ABC transporter ATP-binding protein: MLEIRDVRKTFFAGTANERVALKGVNLTLGEGDFVTVIGSNGAGKSTLLNIVAGRLSPDAGSVAIDARDVTSQKEHSRAKLIGRVFQDPLAGTAPNLTIEENLSLAYLRGKRRVLGRCLTQSRRSFFRERLATLELGLENRLEHKVGLLSGGQRQALSLLMAGFTNPKVMLLDEHTAALDPERSDLVTNLTHSIVEEGGMTTLMVTHNMEQAIRVGNRLIMMHEGDIVWEASGTEKQKLTVRDLIAQFAAVKGATLSDKAFLG, encoded by the coding sequence ATGCTTGAGATCCGCGACGTCCGCAAAACTTTCTTCGCCGGTACCGCGAACGAGCGCGTCGCGCTCAAAGGCGTGAACCTCACGCTCGGAGAAGGCGACTTTGTCACCGTCATCGGCTCCAACGGCGCGGGTAAATCGACGCTCCTCAACATCGTCGCGGGCCGCCTCAGCCCGGACGCGGGCAGCGTTGCTATTGACGCCCGCGATGTCACCTCTCAGAAAGAGCACTCCCGAGCGAAACTCATCGGCCGCGTTTTCCAGGATCCTCTCGCGGGCACCGCCCCAAACCTGACTATCGAGGAAAACCTCTCCCTGGCCTATTTGCGCGGCAAACGCCGGGTCCTGGGGCGTTGCCTCACGCAATCCCGCCGCTCGTTCTTCCGAGAACGCCTCGCCACGCTGGAACTGGGTCTCGAGAACCGGCTCGAACACAAGGTAGGCCTGCTCTCGGGAGGCCAGCGACAGGCGCTCTCACTTCTCATGGCCGGGTTCACCAACCCCAAGGTCATGCTTCTCGACGAGCACACGGCCGCGCTCGACCCCGAGCGCAGCGACCTGGTGACTAATCTGACGCATTCGATCGTGGAGGAAGGCGGGATGACAACCCTGATGGTCACCCACAACATGGAGCAGGCTATCCGCGTGGGCAACCGCCTGATCATGATGCACGAGGGTGACATCGTCTGGGAGGCGTCGGGTACGGAGAAACAGAAACTCACCGTGCGCGACCTCATCGCCCAATTCGCGGCGGTCAAGGGCGCCACCCTATCCGATAAGGCGTTTTTGGGATGA
- a CDS encoding 2'-5' RNA ligase, with the protein MSPENILLRLPREQESQVRAIYTELARRGFPEQSQRPHVSVTFAPTMDRRVVGEAAVVLPPLLPARMERVGTVVFGTKSKQTVAWLLEASDELEVAARRVSAMNPDGRGPRWIPHLTMGLRIPKAIVPGYIEALAEATSPHLTSITAQRAAFYQPGLGAELVL; encoded by the coding sequence GTGTCGCCCGAGAACATCCTGCTGCGGTTGCCGCGCGAGCAGGAGAGCCAAGTGCGCGCAATCTACACCGAGTTGGCGCGCCGCGGTTTCCCGGAGCAGAGTCAGCGCCCGCACGTGAGCGTGACATTCGCTCCGACGATGGACCGGCGGGTGGTGGGGGAAGCCGCGGTGGTACTGCCGCCGTTGCTGCCCGCGCGGATGGAGCGGGTGGGCACCGTGGTGTTCGGCACCAAGAGCAAGCAAACGGTGGCCTGGCTGCTTGAGGCCTCTGACGAGCTGGAGGTCGCGGCTCGCCGGGTGAGCGCGATGAACCCCGACGGGCGCGGTCCGAGGTGGATCCCGCACCTGACGATGGGGTTGCGCATCCCGAAAGCGATCGTTCCCGGGTACATCGAAGCGCTGGCGGAAGCGACCAGCCCGCACCTTACGTCGATTACTGCGCAACGGGCCGCCTTTTACCAACCCGGCCTCGGCGCCGAGCTCGTGCTTTAG